Genomic window (Macrobrachium nipponense isolate FS-2020 chromosome 35, ASM1510439v2, whole genome shotgun sequence):
atatatatcatatatatatatatatattatatataatatatatgaatacgtaCACATATCAAAGTAATCATACTTAATTCTCCCTTGCAGTACAAGAGCTGGAGGAAGCCATGGAGCTGGCCGAGGACGCCTTCAAGGCGAAGTACGGATTCCCGAAGCCCAGCGCCGAAGACCCCAACCTGGTCATCTCCTGCAGATCAGGCAGGAGGGTCGGGATCGCCAACGAGGTCCTCCAGAAGAAGGGATTCACCAAACACAGGTAGGCTACATCAAACTGGGTCACCAGGTCGATAGCGATCGGGGTAAGGCGCTGGTCCTTTTGTTATATGGTAGTTTTGGAGCATGAGCCCGTGCTAGGACAAGGCTGGTCTAATCGTATGTATCATACAATTAACACGGCTGTAAGATACATAATGGTATATAACATACAATTAAAACAGCTATatgatacatataaatatgcatcatacaataaaatcaatcACTTGTATGATACACAGAAGTACGAATAATTTAATTAAACCAATTGTATTATGTATAAAAGTGTTTACCATATAATTAAACCAACTGTATGATGATACAAGTATGTATGATACAATTAAACAAATTGTATAATGCATAGAAGTATGTATCATACAATTAAACCCATTGTATGATGATACAAGTATGTATGATACAATTAAACAAATTGTATAATGCATACAAGTATGTATCATACAATTAAACCCATTGTATGATACGTAAACCAATTATAATACAAGTATCACACAAATAACACAACTGTATGATGCATACAAGTATGTACAATATAGTACAATTAAACAAATCGTATGTTACATACAACAATGTATCTACAATTAAACCAGTGACCACTAAGAAAAAGACAGAATGTACCAAAAGGTATGAACCAAGAAAATATCGTACTTGTAACATTTAAAACTCTCCTTTCTATTCACTGTTCTTGCCTGACTGAGGAACACTCCAtgagtttttgttttgtgtttcttTAAGAATCGCCTTCTCTCCCTTAGTCTAAGGGCGTCGTGCCAACAGGATAAGGCATTCCGGGTGGCATTGCTACCCCTGCGATATATATTCTTGATCTATGCAAACGATGTTTACCATTTCCAACTGGGTGGACTGGTAGGTGGTTGGGCGGAAACAATCccggaactatagtagattcacaccaagcgtgcatctaatgtctatgccagtcccttacgacgctcttgattggttgttgataagccaatcactgggctgagaactctcagtctctctcgagaattcatataggcaggatgtatgttccatctctccttagggatacggctttcaaaagtatcacacagtagaggtggaacatacatccttcctatgtgaactctctcgagagactgagagtttccagccctttgattgacttatcaacagtcaatcagaagcgtcctaagggactggcttagacatcagatgcgcggttgatgtgaatctactatagcaaatgTGTGCTGAGCACTGCACAGCTCTACCACCGCGTCGCCAGATTTGGCTTACAGTATattcgtgttctctctctctctctctctctctctctctctctctcttccgtgcatgtaaagatataaaacaatgaaaaacgagCCAGATATAATTCCTGTCCTTATTAAAGATCCCATTCCATCACTACTCAAGTTCTGTTGAAGACAACGAGCACCCCATAGTAAGTCCCCGCAAGAAACCAAGGCTTTCGACCTTTGGTTTTCACTACATTGCGAAAGAACGAGATcaattaagtgagagagagagacagagacagagagacagagaacgagagagagagagagagagagagagagagagagagagagagaagggcgtgGGGGAGTTAAAGTAACTTGTTCATGTATTATAGACAAAACAAATGTCTCTCCCAATCACGAAACTTTAAAGCTTAAGGGACCTGTCTTAGAAGAAGACCCTTAAAGGGACTCGATGCCCTtggaagcttaaaaaaaaaatcggtgcAACAAATCTGATGTCAAAGTCAAAGACATCCTCCCTCTCCTGGGATTGGGTAGGGGGAGAATCCTCATCTCAGCTTACgggaaggaggagaaaaaaataaggtaagAAGGATGATGGAATAACTCCTTGTACAGGATATACGCCGAAAAAAACTGTAGGACCTTAAAGCTCGCTCAAGGTACtccgagaaaaaagaaagaaaaaaactacccGAGAAAGGGACTCCTTTGTAAAGGTCACAAGCCAAGCCAATACCAAGGTTACCCAAAGTCACTGTGGTTCGTCGGGCGAAGATTTCTGCTACTACAACGCGTCGCAGAAAAGCGGAAAGTTTGTACATAAACTGATTATATTTCGTTGTGCTTGTTGTCAATGCTTAGACATGCATTTCCACGACTTATTATACCTATATGAAATTTGaatataaattcaaatttcatatGGGCATTTCCAACGCTTATATCTATATGCGCTTGTATTCAAAGCTCAAATGGGTATTATCAAGGTTTTTCATTGAATTTACTTTTGAAAGGACGTATCAGTGCTATTATTTGATTTTCTCCTTTGCGTCTAATGAGCACTGTAAACTCGTTTctggatgctgagagagagagagagagagagagagagagagagagagagagagagagagatcgcgctCACACGGTGTAGGGCAACATGTAGAAAAAGTTGTCCCAGCCTCCGATGTACCTGAGATACCCAACGCAGTCGAGTCTTTCTCAATTGCGGGCGTCGTTCATATTGTTTGGCTTCGATTCCGACTGAAAAAGACACCAGATTGGAACATGTTATGAAGCGCACGAACACATACGGAACTATTTCAAAACTTAAGGGACAACTCAAAACATGTACGCAATTGTATCCTCATACTGTGAAGACTCGGGGAATGTAGGTATCACAGCCTTCTGGAATTTCTTGAGtacagtgaaaagaaaaaaaaatacacacacatacacatcgtAGTTCAAGGTTTTGTTTTCAACTTGAGAAGGAGGTATTCTTGACCTCCACAAAGCTATCCTATTCCACGAGACTGCTCTGTgaaattatcttatttttatagttagatttaatctatttttatcatttaattgatcctattttgataaaatatttatgttcAATATGGCTTCTTAGTTACTTAAAAATACGTACAAGCAGAGTTAAATGTCCCACGTAAACACATTAtaaaacgcacatacacatatatatatatataaatttctgactcacaacgggattgaacccaggtctttcaatcgATATAGGCAAGAGCTCAACCAACTCAACCACACAGAGTTCCATCCTTGTGTGAGTCAGAAACTCACTTATGTTCTACaagtgattgtgtgttgattaattctattatatatataatatatatatatatatatatatatatagtatatatatatataatatatgtatatataatatatatatatatatatatatatatatatatattatatatatacatacatacatacatatatacacatccataaaCGATTCATAAATGAATCTCGACAACAAACAAAACTAAACCTCAGAGATCCTCTTTGAAGAAAAACATCATGAAACCAGTACCAGGAGATGTGGACACCCGAACGAGTCTTCTCGCGAGTCCTTGCAACTCAGGACGATACAAATCTCTATGGGGCTGGTCAGTGCAGCCAAACACTTTACCAAAGACACTTCTCGGTGCCAGAGGTCCTGTGTCCCTTACACTGCTGGACTGCGGAAGTTCCCCTAAGGATGTCGTGCAAtgggaacttcaaaagttcaagcgaagatgcattgCTTTGCTACCCCAatacaattcttgtattttaaacATTCACATGATTAgttgtttatctattatttagTTCATTTATCTATTCTCATCTTTAATAACCGATCCCTTCTTCCTCGATTTCCCTTTACCTTTCGTTACTTCCTTCCGATGACCACCATCATATTCTCTTGAAGGTTGAACTTCGAGTCAGTGActggttccatatgaacagggttctcatctcctgaataataataaccaagATCGTGATCGTTTCCTTATGTCTCTTCCTCCAGGCTGTACAACGGATCGTTCCTGGACTGGGAGAAGAACGAAGGGACCATCGTCAAGCCCGGGGTTCCTTTCGAGCCTGAGAAGTGAGGATCGTTTGATCGTGTGATCgtctcccccctcccaccccgccCCAGGAGAAGCTTAGATAGCTGAGTGAAGCAGAAGGCTGTCTGATAAGATCTAGTGCTGTGAAAAGATGTCATAATAACAACGGTCATCGATGCAGAAAATATATGCACAGTTTCAATTAcaaaggtacttttttttttcttgaggtttCCAGCAATGCAGTTTTTTAGCCTTTACAACCCAAATGTTTATGAGGTTTGATAGCGAAATTTATTCATAATGTACAATCCCATATATCACGTGCGTGAGCTGGTGTTATGCTTTTACGCATTTGTATGTTTGCATGAATATAATGCTGCGTATGTGTAATATTTGAATATGTTCATtgtatatcttcttttttttaaatatacatggTTATTTTACTTTCATAAGAAGAAACGTCAAAATAAATACAGCATTTTGAATGTGTAAGACTTCTATACCTTTTGTAAAAGTGCTGAATTACACTTATATTAGCACTTGTAGCGTCAGCTATCAAAAGAAATTTCATTAGGAGTGACGCAGGGTGAGTATCCCATTCCGTTTTCTATTTTCAAAGACAGGGGATATGAATAAAAAGCTACCAAATTCTACCACTATGCCAATGGCAGCGCGTACCTTCAATGCGAAGCAAATTACACATAAGTCTTAGTGATGGCTATTaaacttgattctctctctctgctcacaaacacatacaaacattaaTTGCCTGAAATGACCTACTTACAGCTTCCAGAAGTTAAAGTTATGAATGATACCATGGAAGGCTGGCTTCAAGCAACTGGGTCAACCGGACTTCTAGGTCAACTGAACTTCTGGACCTCTCAGAAAAGTCCAGAGAAGGGCGATGACCCCTCGTCTAGAATACTTTCAAGTGCTACCCATGAACTGACCTTACTTACCCTTCTGAGCACAATATTTACCAGATGCAAAAGGAATAGTTTACCAGATATACCTTAACGTTTGATACACTTTAGTAAAACTGGTTTAACCTTATACTTTTGATCTACTTTAGAAAGTGTGCAATACAACAATATTATTTAATGAATGGGTCAACATGGCAAGACGATGTCATGCAAGGGATATGATATGACTTAAATGTAGCCCACTAGCAGTCCAACATTTGGAAGAAGTTTACTCtttttataataacaaaaaatatttctggAATGAACACAAGCATAAACACCAAAAATGACAAccgatgtatatgtatacatttaatgGGCTTGCTATTGCATATGGTCTTGCTACTTTCTAATCGTGCAAAAGACATGTCCGAACATAAAGAATTGTGTGCAAATCAGTCTCCCGTGAAAAATAACACCTTCCAATATGCCTAATCCAGGTGGAATTTTCGCCATACATCCATACAACGCAagtatatgataaaataaatgagtaattGTACGGTACAACCTTGCAACCCTATTTCCTCTCGGGCAAAGCACATGCAATTCCTATCACAAGTAAATGCTATAGCAGCAAGTATCAAAATGAATCATACTACAATGGGTTTCTAGAAGTGCTTAACAGTGGGTCATTCGCCGTTTGTCTCCTAAATTCAGGCGGCGTTACCCATCAATACACGAAGCTGGCGAGACGCTTTCGTAAGGAAACCTCCAAAACTTGTGGTGGATAATGACTATCTCACTTAGAGACGCAACATGAGCAttcacgttaaaaaaaaacattatcagtATTATCGTTCACGGCTCCGTTATAACCGTTCTAGTTAAAACAAACATTATATGGTTATATTAACATGATTACTTATCAAAGAAACAACCTAACACATTTTTGTTAAGAGAAACAGCATGAACGCTACtgttacaaaaaaattaagaaaatggaaataaataaataatcttgtGTAAAGAAATGCCAGCGATTTCGTACGCAGCTGCATTGCAGGCATTTCTTGAAAAACATACCAAACAGTTCCTTATTGATAtatggaaaaaattatgaaagctcTCCTTTAAAGATTTATGAAACTTGAGAGCCCTTCAGCGACAAAAGGACAGAGGTTCAATGTCTCTTCAGACACAACAACTGATAACAAATTTGaagaggggagggggtgaggaaattattcatttaattcaatttgcacagaaacacacacaaacaacttcCGTAACCGCACGGAGGTAAGCGTGGCTTCCGAAAGGTATAGATTGTtgacaaggaaagaaaaaaagtatccctcaaagagagagagagagagaagagagagagagagagagagagagagagagaggaaacaataaTGATGAAGCAACACGAGGAAACAGGAAAGAGTGTTTGAATAAGAACATATACCAGGGTTCAACAAAAAGGTTTCAGAGCACGGCGATATTAGAAGCAAGGATTGCAACGTGA
Coding sequences:
- the LOC135208704 gene encoding rhodanese domain-containing protein CG4456-like; translated protein: MSVIDFESLSSKLSEFTVVDVRLRDEVKEQGQLPGSHVLPVQELEEAMELAEDAFKAKYGFPKPSAEDPNLVISCRSGRRVGIANEVLQKKGFTKHRLYNGSFLDWEKNEGTIVKPGVPFEPEK